One window of the Novosphingobium sp. KACC 22771 genome contains the following:
- a CDS encoding MerR family transcriptional regulator, whose protein sequence is MKMRDLEIRTGVHRETIRVYLRHGLIPEPDRPHRNVADYSEKHVSAIITIRQLQQESRLTLAQIGALMDGNSAQGAVGASALDKLEQLVAHRSGADGPPVSIASLLNHYPHAEEDARTLARIGILAIIETEQGDMLSLSSAQIVRIWGEMRKAGFDGNLDYTPEILGFYIEAADFVGRWEATTFLQRIAGRIGVDEAAGMVEKALPLMLDFFGLLRQQAFFRHFEAIRSSPPAKE, encoded by the coding sequence ATGAAGATGCGTGATCTGGAAATCAGGACTGGCGTTCACCGTGAAACGATACGTGTGTATCTGCGCCACGGACTCATTCCCGAACCCGACCGCCCGCATCGCAATGTCGCCGACTACAGCGAGAAACATGTCAGCGCGATCATCACGATCCGGCAGTTGCAGCAGGAAAGCAGGCTGACTCTGGCCCAGATCGGCGCGCTGATGGACGGCAATAGCGCGCAAGGTGCGGTCGGCGCCAGCGCGCTGGACAAGCTGGAACAGTTGGTCGCACATCGTTCGGGCGCGGACGGACCGCCGGTCTCCATTGCCTCGCTGCTCAACCATTATCCCCATGCCGAGGAAGATGCGCGCACGCTGGCGCGGATCGGTATTCTGGCCATCATCGAGACCGAGCAAGGCGATATGCTCTCGCTTTCCAGCGCACAGATCGTGCGGATCTGGGGCGAGATGCGCAAGGCCGGGTTTGATGGCAATCTGGACTATACACCCGAAATTTTGGGTTTTTATATCGAGGCCGCCGACTTTGTCGGCCGCTGGGAGGCCACCACTTTCCTGCAACGCATCGCCGGCCGCATCGGTGTGGACGAGGCGGCCGGCATGGTCGAAAAGGCGCTGCCGCTGATGCTCGACTTTTTCGGACTGCTGCGCCAGCAGGCGTTCTTTCGCCATTTCGAAGCGATCCGCAGCTCCCCTCCCGCAAAGGAATGA